Within Thermococcus celer Vu 13 = JCM 8558, the genomic segment GAAAGCTCGCCGGAAGGCTGGAGGGGCACATACGGGTCACGGTCGGGCGGAGGTGGGAGAACGACGAGCTCATCCGGGCCCTCAAGGACTACCTGGAGGCGGAAGGGTGTGGGTAGTCTTTGACGTCGACGGCGTTCTCATAGACGTGAGCGGGAGCTACGACCAGGCGGTAAAGCTCACCGTCGAGTACCTCCTGAGGCTGTTCGGAATCGAAAGGGAGGTAAAGCCCGAATGGGTCAGGGAGCTAAGGAGAAAGGGCTCCTTCGGGGACGACTTCAAGGTCAGCGAAGCCTTAATACTGTTCTCCCTCGCGGGGGACGTGGAGGAACTCGTGGAGGAGTTCCCGGCGGGGGGGACGATAGACTGGGTTCGGGAGAGGTTCGGCTTCGAGGTTCACGACGGGAGCATCGAGAGGGTCTTCAACACCTTCTACCTCGGGATGGAATACGGTGGGAGGATCTTCGACTTTCCGGGGCTGTGGAGGCGGGAGAGGCCCATCGTTAAAAGGGAACTCCTCGAGGAGGCGTCGAAGCGCTTCAAACTCGGGGTGGTCACTGGGAGGAGTTCCCTCGAGATGGAACTCGCCGAGAGGGTAATCGGTTTCCACTTCGAGAAGGCCGCCACGCGGGAGCTCTACCTGAAGCCCGACCCGCGAGCGCTCCGGGAGCTCGTGAATGGCGAGCCGGGGGTTTACGTGGGCGACACCCTCAACGACGAGCTCTTCATCGAGAACTACAGGAGAAAGTACGGGGAGTTCGATTTCGTGATGGTCGGACGGGAAGTTGGGGACGTTAACGAGTTCCTTGAAAGGATACTGGAGGGATAGGAACGAGGATAGCCGTTGTAGGTGCCGGAACGATTGGAGGGGCCATCGCGGTCGCGCTGAAGGAGGCGGGGCACGAGGTGGTGGCGACGAGGAGGAACGTGGAGAAGGCCTCGTGGCTGAAGGAGAAGGGAGTAACCGTTACCCGGGACAACAGGAAGGCCGCAGGGGAAGCGGACGTCGTCTTCCTCGCGGTCAAGCCCGGCAAGGTCGGGGCCGTCCTCGGGGAGATAGCGGACGTCGTCGAGGGCAAGCTCGTGATATCGGTTGTCGCGGGCGTATCGCTGAAGGAACTCAAGAGGCTCGCCAGCGCGAAGTTCGTCAGGGCCATGCCCAACATAGCCATCCTCGCCCGCGAGTCCTTCACGGCCTACTCCACCGACGACCTCGATGGGGATGAGGTGGAACTCGTCGAAAGGCTTTTGAGGACGTTCGGGGCGTGCGTAAGGGTCGAAGAGGAGCACATGGATGCAATAACCGGACTGAGCGGCTCCGGACCGGCTTACGTCACGGTCTTCCTCGAGGCGATGGTGTACGGCGGCCTGAGGGTGGGCCTGCCGAGGGACGTGGCGAAGCTCGCCGCGCTCCAGACCCTGCTCGGGACGGCCAAACTGCTCATGGAGACGGAGGCCCATCCCGCGGAGGTCAGGGAGTGGGTCATAACACCAGAGGGAACGACAATAGACGGCGTCTTCGAGCTCGAGGAGGGGAAGATACGGACGGCGGTGATGAAGGCCGTCGACGCCGCTACCAAGAAGTCGAGGATACTCTCAAAGAAGGTATGAGAAGCCTTAAAAACCCGGCCGGAAAGCTCCACCCATGCTCTACGTGGAGATACTCGGGAACCTCCCGGAGATGGCGCGGGACGAGGTAAGGGCGATGCTCGAGCTCGCCGGCGGGGAGATAGTCAGCCGGGACTACCTCCTTCTCGGGGTTAACGCCGGCGAGGAGGCCCTCCCCTTTCTGGACAGGCTCGGCCTCTCCCACGAGTACGGGAAGCTCGTGATCGAAGCCGATTCCGTGGAGGAGCTCCTCGAGAAGGCGAGAGGGGTGGAGTGGCCCATTGGGGGAACCTTCAAGGTGGACACCGAGACGATGGCCAACTGCAGGCACAACGTCCTCGACCTTCCGCGGAAGCTCGGGGCGGTTATCCACTCGAAGGGCTTTCGGGTTAACCTCTCAAGGCCGGACACCCTCGTGAGGGTCTACTGCGGCGAGAGGCTCCACGCCGGGGTAAGGCTCCGCTTCTTCGATCCCAAGGACTTTGAGAGGAGGAAGGCCCACCACAGGCCCTTCTTCCGGCCGATTTCACTCCACCCGAGGATCTCCCGCGCTCTGGTGAACCTGACTAAGGCCAGGCGCGAGCTCCTCGACCCCATGATGGGGGCAGGTGGGATACTCATCGAGGCCGGCCTCCTCGGGTTGAGGGTCTACGGCGTTGACATAAGGCCCGAGATGGTCGAGGGGGCAGGGATGAACCTGAGGCACTACGGAATAACGAACTACGAGCTTAGACAGGGGGACGCCACGGGACTGGCGGGGCTCTTCCATAAACGGTTCGAGGCCGTCGCGACCGACCCGCCCTACGGCACATCCGCGACCTTGGCCGGAAGGAAGAGGGACGAGCTGTATCGCGACGTTCTCGGGAGCATCCACGACGTTCTCGAGCCCGGCGGCAGGCTGGCGATAGCCTTTCCGGCCGACTTCGACGGGGAAGAAGAGGCGGAGAGGGTTGGTTTTAAACCCGTAGGCAGGTACTACCAGCGGGTCCACAAGAGCCTTGAGAGGTACTTCTACGTTTTCGAGCGATGAGGCCGCGGTGGCATCCTCGGAAAGAAGAGGAATTTAGCGGGCGTTGGCGACCGACGGGTTTCCTGTCTGATTGGAACACAGTATCATTGTCTTTTTCACGCCCCGTTTCCAGTTTAAAGTGCCCGGGAGTCGGTTTCCTTCTCGATTACCTACCCGGTGGTAATTTTTCTTCAGATGTGTGCATTTTAACGTGGGAGGTTACACGGAGCCCAAATAGCGAACGGGGCATTTTCGAGGCATTTTAGATGGTAGAGAATCAACGGGAGGGGACCGTTAGTCTCCCCATCTCCTGTTTGGACGTTAAATCCGGTGAAGGGGATTTCGATTTCCCTGAATTGTTTAAGAACCTCCACCGTGCCACCACCCGGTTAACGAGGAATCGTAAGGCCTTTGAATTTTTGCGGATACCTTTTTAAATGAAGCGCGTTGACACGGGTTCCCGGAGAAAGTCTTAAATAGGAGTTACTGCATTCCTCTAATTGCCAGATGGAAGGTAAAAGTCAAGGGTTTCCGTAGAACGGTATCGTGTGGAAAGGTTTTCAAAGTTTATAAACTTTTCGATCTTTGGCAAGAAGTTTCCGTAGAACGGTATCGTGTGGAAAGTAGTCCCCTATCGAGATTATGTCCGCCCTCTTGACGAGAGTTTCCGTAGAACGGTATCGTGTGGAAAGGTGGAAATACCGCAGTGGTCGATAGATTTAGTTTTTGGCTTTCCACACGGTTTCCGTAGAACGGTATCGTGTGGAAAGCTCATCACCTCAATACTCAACAACTTCACCATCAACCTGTGTTTCCGTAGAACGGTATCGTGTGGAAAGCCGCTTTTCCCGTTGATCCGTTCCATTACGTCGAAAAGTTTCCGTAGAACGGTATCGTGTGGAAAGATGAGCTCATCTATCCGCTCTTCATATATCAGATCTAAGTTTCCGTAGAACGGTATCGTGTGGAAAGGAATAGTCAACAAATTACCACCGTTATAGGAGAAAAGGTTTCCGTAGAACGGTATCGTGTGGAAAGCGAGATAAAAACCTCCAAACACATGCTTGAATGTCACAGTTTCCGTAGAACGGTATCGTGTGGAAAGGGGTCCCGGGTAATCATATATATATGGCCCGGGTAAGTTTCCGTAGAACGGTATCGTGTGGAAAGACCACGACCCCCCCAGCGAGGCGGGGGTCGTACGTGGCCAGTTTCCGTAGAACGGTATCGTGTGGAAAGTTAATTCTTCCCGTTCCTGCATTTGCGAGTACCGCCGGAATGTTTCCGTAGAACGGTATCGTGTGGAAAGTGCGATACCGATATACCCTTTCAATCAACTGTAGGTTTCCGTAGAACGGTATCGTGTGGAAAGACTTCGTCGTGGGACGGGAGTAATCCCGTTCCCATGTTTCCGTAGAACGGTATCGTGTGGAAAGTCTCCTCCCCCCAATCGCAGCAGTTTACGAGATCCCAGGTTTCCGTAGAACGGTATCGTGTGGAAAGGAGCTGGAATCAGCTCGCACTTAGGGGTCCTTCGGGCAACAACGTATAATCACGCCTGCTGGGGAGGGGTTTAACTCCGAGGATAACCACCGGCAGGTTTCGACATTTTATCCGCGCTCAACAGGCGCCCTTGGAGGACGAAACTCCGTAAACAAGCGATTCAAAGATTAAACCCAAAAATGAGACTAACCACATAGATGCACTAAAATTTCCGCCATCCACCAGGATGTTCGGTGAGAAGGGCGCTTGCGAGGCAGGCTGTTAAGGGGGCCTTTCCGTGAAGAAGCCGTATTACATCACCCGGATGGGGGTTCTCGAGAGGAGGGGGAACACCCTCTTCTTCGAGAACGAGGAGATGAGGAAGGCCATACCCATCAACTCGACGAGCGAGGTGCACTGCTTCAGGCCGGTTACCCTGACGAGCGGGGCGATAAAGCTCCTCTCCGAGAAGAACGTTCCGGTCCACTTCTACAACAAGTACGGCTACTACCGCGGCTCCTACATGCCGATCGAGGGGCAGGTGAGCGGGACGGTTGTGATAAAGCAGGCCGAGCACTACCTCAACCCCGGGAAGAGGATGTACATAGCCAAACAGTTCGTGGAGGGGATAAAGGCATCGATGGTGGCGCTGCTCAGGGCCCACAAAACCGACTACGGGGCGATCTCGGAGGTCGAGGTTGAGGGCTACACTCCAGCGGAGCTCATGGGTGTCGAGAGCACCCTATGGAAGGAGTTCTACGGCCTCTTCGCGTCCCTGCTGAAGCACTTCGAGTTCAGGGAGAGGAACAGGAACCCGCCGAGGGACGAGGTGAACGCGCTCATCAGCCTCGGAAACTCGGTCCTCTACACCGTGGCCCTCTCGGAGATACGGAAGACCTACCTCCACCCCGCCATAAGCTTCCTCCACGAGCCCCTCGAGCGGCGCTACTCCCTCTCCCTCGACCTCGCGGACGTCTTCAAGCCGGTTACGGTCTTCCGCGTGATCCTCCGCCTTGTGAACAGGGGGCAGATCCGGGAGGAGCACTTCAGGGACGACGTTGGCGTGATGCTCACCGACGAGGGCCTGAGGCTCTTCATCTCGGAACTCAACTCCGAGTTTTCCCGAAAGGTTCTCCACCCCCGATTCAGGAGGAACGTCTCCATCCGCTACCTGATGCGCCTTGAGGGGTACTCCCTCGTCAGGCACTTCCTGGGGGACTCCACCTACAGGTCGCTGAGGGCGTGGTGGTAATGTACGTGATAGTCGTCTACGACGTCGACGTTAAGCGGGTCGCGAGGGTTCACCGCTTCCTTAGAACGCACCTCCACTGGCGCCAGAACAGCGTCTTCGAGGGTGAGGTAACGAGGAGCCAGCTCTACGAGATAAAACAGACCCTGGCGGAACTCATCGACGGCGACGACTCGGTCCTAATCTACGAACTTCCGCGGGAGAACTTCAACCTGCACGTGATCGGAACCGACAGGAACCCAACGGGGGAGATAATTTGAGGGTAACCGGCGTTATGGTTCAGTACTACTTCACGTGTCCAAGGGAGCTGTGGTTCTTCTCGAGGAGCATAACATTCGACTTTGAGAACGAGGACATGCTTATCGGCCGGTTGATCCACGAGGAGAGCTTTGAACGCGGCTGGAAGGAGGTTTCACTGGGGGGCGCGAAGCTCGACGTCGTCTTTCAGGGTGAGGGGGTTAGGGTGGTGGAGGTTAAGAAGAGCTCGAAGCTGAAGGAGCCC encodes:
- a CDS encoding HAD family hydrolase; this encodes MWVVFDVDGVLIDVSGSYDQAVKLTVEYLLRLFGIEREVKPEWVRELRRKGSFGDDFKVSEALILFSLAGDVEELVEEFPAGGTIDWVRERFGFEVHDGSIERVFNTFYLGMEYGGRIFDFPGLWRRERPIVKRELLEEASKRFKLGVVTGRSSLEMELAERVIGFHFEKAATRELYLKPDPRALRELVNGEPGVYVGDTLNDELFIENYRRKYGEFDFVMVGREVGDVNEFLERILEG
- the proC gene encoding pyrroline-5-carboxylate reductase; the protein is MGTRIAVVGAGTIGGAIAVALKEAGHEVVATRRNVEKASWLKEKGVTVTRDNRKAAGEADVVFLAVKPGKVGAVLGEIADVVEGKLVISVVAGVSLKELKRLASAKFVRAMPNIAILARESFTAYSTDDLDGDEVELVERLLRTFGACVRVEEEHMDAITGLSGSGPAYVTVFLEAMVYGGLRVGLPRDVAKLAALQTLLGTAKLLMETEAHPAEVREWVITPEGTTIDGVFELEEGKIRTAVMKAVDAATKKSRILSKKV
- a CDS encoding TIGR01177 family methyltransferase, with amino-acid sequence MLYVEILGNLPEMARDEVRAMLELAGGEIVSRDYLLLGVNAGEEALPFLDRLGLSHEYGKLVIEADSVEELLEKARGVEWPIGGTFKVDTETMANCRHNVLDLPRKLGAVIHSKGFRVNLSRPDTLVRVYCGERLHAGVRLRFFDPKDFERRKAHHRPFFRPISLHPRISRALVNLTKARRELLDPMMGAGGILIEAGLLGLRVYGVDIRPEMVEGAGMNLRHYGITNYELRQGDATGLAGLFHKRFEAVATDPPYGTSATLAGRKRDELYRDVLGSIHDVLEPGGRLAIAFPADFDGEEEAERVGFKPVGRYYQRVHKSLERYFYVFER
- the cas1b gene encoding type I-B CRISPR-associated endonuclease Cas1b yields the protein MKKPYYITRMGVLERRGNTLFFENEEMRKAIPINSTSEVHCFRPVTLTSGAIKLLSEKNVPVHFYNKYGYYRGSYMPIEGQVSGTVVIKQAEHYLNPGKRMYIAKQFVEGIKASMVALLRAHKTDYGAISEVEVEGYTPAELMGVESTLWKEFYGLFASLLKHFEFRERNRNPPRDEVNALISLGNSVLYTVALSEIRKTYLHPAISFLHEPLERRYSLSLDLADVFKPVTVFRVILRLVNRGQIREEHFRDDVGVMLTDEGLRLFISELNSEFSRKVLHPRFRRNVSIRYLMRLEGYSLVRHFLGDSTYRSLRAWW
- the cas2 gene encoding CRISPR-associated endonuclease Cas2 — protein: MYVIVVYDVDVKRVARVHRFLRTHLHWRQNSVFEGEVTRSQLYEIKQTLAELIDGDDSVLIYELPRENFNLHVIGTDRNPTGEII
- the cas4 gene encoding CRISPR-associated protein Cas4 translates to MRVTGVMVQYYFTCPRELWFFSRSITFDFENEDMLIGRLIHEESFERGWKEVSLGGAKLDVVFQGEGVRVVEVKKSSKLKEPARWQLKYYLYLLRKVGVEAVGVISYPKEGTREEIELTDEDVRTLEGALKEIERIISLENPPPAEKKPYCRRCAYRDFCWV